ATGAAGGAAATGAAGTAGGAGCTGGAGCTTGGTTCCGTGAATTGCGGGACTTGGGACTCGATGCAGTCATTGTGTCAGATCCTGCCTTGATTGTCATTTGTGCGACAGAAGCGCCGGGACTTGAGATTCACCTGTCAACTCAGGCTTCTTCAACAAACTATGAGACCTTTGAATTTTGGAAAGAATTGGGCTTGACACGGGTTGTTTTGGCACGTGAAGTAACCATGGCAGAATTAGCGGAAATCCGTAAGCGTACTAGTGTTGAGATTGAGGCTTTTGTCCACGGTGCCATGTGTATTTCTTATTCAGGACGTTGCGTTTTATCCAATCATATGAGTAATAGGGATGCCAACCGTGGTGGGTGTTCGCAATCCTGCCGTTGGAAATACAATCTCTACGATTTACCATTTGGGGAAGAACGTCGTAGTATCAAGGGACAGGTTCCTGAAGAATTCTCCATGTCAGCTGTTGATATGTGCATGATTGACCATATTCCAGATATGATTGAAAACGGAGTGGACAGTCTGAAAATTGAAGGTCGCATGAAGTCTGTTCACTATGTTTCTACGGTAACCAACTGTTATAAGGCAGCAGTTGATGCTTATTTGGAAAGTCCAGAAAAGTTTGAAGCCATTAAGCAAGACTTGATTGACGAGATGTGGAAGGTAGCTCAACGGGAGCTAGCAACAGGATTTTACTACAATCCTCCAACAGAAAACGAGCAATTATTTGGTGCACGCCGTAAAATTCCTGAATATAAGTTTATCGCAGAAGTTGTAGCTTTTGATAAGGATACGATGACCGCAACCATTCGTCAGCGCAATGTCATCAACGAAGGAGATGAGGTTGAGTTTTACGGACCAGGTTTCCGCCATTTTGAAACAACTATTACAGACTTACACGATTCAGACGGTCTTCCCATTGAGCGTGCTAACCGTCCAATGGAACTCCTGACCATTCGTTTACCGCAAGAAGTCTATCCAGGTGATATGGTACGTGCCTGCAAGTCAGGACTCATCAATCTGTATCAGGAAGACGGACAGTCTGTAACGATTAGAGCATAATAGAGATATGAAAAAAACGGGAGTGGGACTCAATCGTTATTTCATAGAAATCGATTATCCTCACTCCTTTATTTCTAAGTTCGGGCTAAAATAATCCGCTGGATTATTTCACTCCCCCCGCATGTTGACTAGCTTTCACAATTGAGAATTGTGAAAGGTTGGGAATAAGGCTAGCGAAGAAATGTTCGCTAGCCTCTTCTAATAGAATGTTGATACAAACCAGACAGTCCTCGCTTTTGATTTCCAAGCTCAGGTATCAATAGTCACTCCCCTGACTATTGATATGCGCTAAACTGTTAAATCTACAAAATAACGAGGTCAGGGACTTTTGTCTCGGCCTCGTTTCTTATGCTTGTTGTGACTTCCGAACACTATCAGGAACAAGAGAAATTTGTTGAATATCGTCTAGTGAAATGATACTGGTCACATTTTTCTTAAAGTTTTTGACAATCATTCGATTCTTATCAGGATCAAATGCTACAATTTCCCCTGTGAAACTTTTATTCGCATAAATGACATGGATAGCTGCTTTTTTATAGAGGGCAAGTTGAATCATATCAAGATTGGGCGTATATTCTTCTTTTAGGTCTTGGTAAGGTTGTTGATTGCCCAAAAACACATTGAGGTGATAAAGGAGAAAGGCTAGAAACTTTTTCATGGTAAAATACTCCAAAGATTGATACAATTATCATATCGGAAATTGATAAAAAAGACAAGCGTTTGCGAATAGATTATAAGAGGAGGAAGATATGGCAGAATTTACATTTGAAATTGAGGAAAAGTTACTCGTTTTATCAGAGAATGAGAAGGGTTGGACCAAGGAAGTAAACCGTGTGAGCTTTAATGGTGCACCTGCTAAGTACGACATCCGTACGTGGAGTCCAGACCATAGCAAGATGGGGAAAGGTATCACACTTTCTAACGAAGAATTTCAAGTCTTGGTTGATGCTTTTCGAAATTAGTCTAGAATCAAGGGTTGCCATTGCTTCCCTTTATTTTATAGTGAATTGAATAAAGGTTAGGACATCGTTATACTCTATAAAAATCAACATCTGACTAGGCAACGAAATTGTAGCTAGAACTGAAGTTCAGCAAGGTGAGCGAATAAATATCAGACCTTCATTTTTGATGAGTATAAGATACGACTGAGAGGACGATGAACCATTGTAATGATGAGGATTTTGAACAAATCAGGAATCAGAAAGGGCAGAACCGTTATAGCAAGTGTTTTTTCAAGGCTACTATAAGTGATAAGGGAAAAAACAAGGCTGCCAGATAGGAAACAGAGAGCATCGCCTGCGAGATTGGCAAAAAAGATGTGTATCCTAGAAGACTGGGCGGAGGTGAAAAGAGCCGTTACACCAGCATACAGCAAAAATCCCCAGAGGAAGCCAGCAGTCGGTCCGAAAAGACTTGCTATTCCGCCTGAAAAGCCTGCAAAGACAGGTAGACCGATAGCCCCCAGCAAGAGATAGAGGAGAAGGCTAGTAATGGCTGCTTTTGGGGAATAGAGACTGGCGATTAGCCCTATGGCAAGTGTTTGTAGGGTAAAGGGGACAGGACCGATTGGAATGATAATTTGTGATAAGACAGCAATGAGTCCTGCCCCAATGGCAGAATAGATGAGTGATTTGGTGTGTGAATTAGCCATATTGTTATCCTTTTTAATTTAATAGGGTAACGAAATTATAAAAGGATTGACAGGAAAAGTCAATCCTTTTTGCATCGGCTGTCACACCCTTGTATTGGTTACACTCGTCAAAAATGAAGGTTGATATCGTTAACTCACCTTGCTTCAACAGTCCAGTGGACTGTTGAAGGTTGGAAATAGGGATTATGTCATAAACCTCAGCTAGCATTAGTCCGGTGGACTGTTGAAGGTTGGAAATAGGGATTATGTCATAAACCTCAGCTAGCATTAGTCTGGTGGACTGTTGAAGGTTGGAAATAGGGATTATGTCATAATCCTCAGCTAGCATTAGTCCGGTGGACTGTTGAAGGTTGGAAATAGGGATTATGAAATAATCCTCAGCTAACCTCCGTTATCCCTGCGGTTTTTAGGACACAAGCTACGCTAGTTTTATCTATCACCGTCCACAATTCTCGATTGTGGACGGTGATAGATGTTGATTTTATAGAGTATTCTTCTCCAAGCGATTAGCGCATGGTAACAAATTCTTCTGCTCCGGTTGGGTGAATAGCAACTGTTGCATCAAAGTCAGCCTTGGTAGCCCCCATTTTGATTGCCACTGCAAAACCTTGAATCATTTCATCAACACCATAGCCAATACCGTGGAGTCCAACGATTTTTTCTTCTGGTCCAGTTGTGACTAATTTGAATTTGGCTGCTTGGCGATTTTGTGCAAGGGCAGTATACATGGAAGTAAAGGCAGAAGTATAGACCTTGATATTGTCTGCTCCAAATTCCTTTTCAGCTTCTTCTTGAGTATAGCCAATTGTACCAATCGCTGGATGAGAAAATACAACCGTTGGAATAAAGTGGTAGTCCATTTTGGCGCCAGTTTTTCCATTAAAGAGGCGTTCGGATAAGGTGCGCCCAGCTTTTATAGCTACAGGTGTTAGTTCCTTTTCGCCTGTGACATCTCCTAGAGCATAGATATGTGGGATGCTGGTTTCTTGGAATTCATTGACGGCAATATGACCAGAAGCAGTAGTCTTGATTCCCACAGCTTCTAAGTTCAAGTTTTCAACATTCGCTGTTCGACCAACTGCCCAGAGGATTTTTTCAGCAGTATGGTGGCTGCCGTCTTCAAAGTAAATGGTGAGGCTATCGTCTACATTTTTATTGATACGAGTAGGAATTTTATGAGAATGAAGAGTAAGACCTGTTCGTTCCATTTCAGCAACAAGTGCGTCTGTAATGTAGGTGTCGAAGCGGCGCAATGGTCGATCACGGCGAACAAAGAGATCTGTTTCTACACCTAGTGAATGCAATACACCTGCCATTTCAACAGCAATGTAACCCGCTCCAATCACAGCAACAGATTGGGGCAATTCCTTCCAAGCAAAAACATCATCTGAGACGCTAGCGTATTCGCCACCAGGAATGGTTGCTGGAATTGGTTTTGCACCAGTTGCAATCACAATTTTATCTGCATAAATAGACTCCCCATTGACTTCTATGGTATGAGCATCAACAAAGCGGGCATAACCTGGAATCACTTCAACGCCATTGCGTGCAAACGTTCCTTTATAGGAATTTCGAGAGCGCTCAATATAGGCATCGCGATTTTTCTTGAGCGTTGCAAAATCAAAGGTGATATGTTCAGCAGAAAAACCATATTCAGGTCCGTAGTGGTGATAGCTGTCAGCTATTTGGGCTCCATACCACATAATTTTTTTAGGGACACAGCCGATATTGACACAGGTTCCACCGAGGAGATTCCCTTCAATGACCGCTGCTCTAGCGCCATGTTCTGCTGCTCGATTCATGGTCGCAATTCCTCCAGAACCGCCTCCGATTGCAAGAATATCAAATCGTTTCATCTTGTTTTCCTTCCTGATTGTCATTTCCCTTTTATTGTAACGTTTTTTTCTCCTTCCTGCAAAAATCGGCTACGTTCTCCCAATCTTACAAAAGTGTAAGGTACTTGTTGGGTAAGAGGTATAGTAAAAAAGTGAATTTTTTTATAAAATAATATCAGAAAGTGCTTGCATTTTTCATTGTATTTGTGTACTATATATTTAGTACAATAATGACGAAAATAAAGGAGAAATGATATGCTTAAGACCAAGAAAAGTAAAATGATTTTGTTTGCAGGGATAGGACTTGCCGCTGCTGCCCTGATAGGAGGGGCGTTATTCTTTGGCGGAAAATCTACTGAAACACCAGTAGTCAATGACAGTTTGATGTATACCTCGGTTAAAGAAGGTTCCATTGCTTCATCAACTCTTCTTTCGGGAACTGTTTCTGCTGCAGATGAGCAATATGTCTATTACGATATTTCAAAAGGAAATTTAAATAGCGTATTGGTTGCAGAAGGTGACCAAGTTCAGGTTGGCACACCGCTTGTTCAATACGATACTGGGGAATTACAGTCAGCTTACGATGTTGCTGTTCGAGCTCGTGATAAGGTTGGACGTCAAATTTATGATTTGCGTACCAATGGTCAATCTGTTGATTTAACAGGAGATCCTGCCATCGATGGAAAAGCAACTGCTAGTGCCCAACGTACAGTTGATATGCAATTACAAGATTTGAATGATGCGTACGCAGATGCGCAAGCTGCAGTGGATAAAGCAGCAGCTATCTTGAATGACGCAACTGTTACTAGTACAGTTGCCGGGACAGTAGTAGAAGTTAACAAATCTGTTTCGAAATCAAATACAAGTACCAATCAAACAGTTGTGCATATTGTCAATCAAGGCAGTCTTCAGGTAACAGGGGAACTTTCTGAATATGATTTGGCCAATATTGCGGTGAATCAAGAGGTTAAGATTACTTCAAAAGTATACCCTGACAAAGTATGGACTGGAAAAATTTCCTATATTTCAAATTATCCTGAAAGTGGGCAGGCTTCTGCTATACCAGGTGCGACAGGTGGCAATTCAGGATCCAAATATCCATTTAAAGTAGCGATTACCAGCGAAATAGGAGAATTAAAACAAGGATTTTCTGTTAACATTGAAGTCGTGAACAACAGTAAAAATATTCTTGTTCCCATCGCTGCTGTTATGCCAGAGGGAGACAAAAACTTTGTTTGGACAATTGTAAATGGCAAGGCGAAGAAAGTTGAAGTGACACTTGGTAATTCAGATGCGATGTACCAAGAAGTAACAGGAGGTCTTAAAGTAGACGATCACGTCATCTCCAATCCAAACGATAGCTTAGAAGATGGAAAAGAGGTAGAAGCGCATGAAGAAACAATTGATCAAGCTGACCAACATTAATAAGAGCTATAAAAATGGAGATCAAGAACTGCGTGTGTTAAAAGATATTCATTTGGAAGTAGAAGAAGGTGAATTTCTTGCGATTATGGGGCCGTCTGGCTCTGGGAAGTCGACACTAATGAATATCATCGGTTTGTTGGATCGACCAACAGCTGGTGAGTACATCTTGGAAGATACGGAAGTCAGCCAAATTTCAGAAAACAAATTGGCACATGTCAGGAACAATCAGATTGGCTTTGTCTTCCAGCAGTTCTTCCTTTTGTCCAAATTAAATGCGCTTCAAAATGTTGAATTGCCCTTGATTTATGCAGGAGTTCCTGCTAGTCAACGTAAAATCCTCTCCCAGCAATTTTTAGAGAAAGTGGAATTGGGAGATCGGATGACACATTTGCCCTCTGAGTTATCAGGCGGTCAAAAGCAGCGGGTTGCAATTGCACGTGCCTTGGTTAATAGTCCATCCATCATTTTAGCGGATGAACCAACAGGGGCTCTTGATACCAAGACAGGTGATCAGATTATGGAGCTCTTAACCGAGCTAAATCGTGAAGGCAAGACCATTATCATGGTGACCCACGAGCCAGAAATCGCAGCCTATGCCAAACGTTGCATCGTTCTCCGTGATGGTGTGATTACAGAAGATAGACGCAAGGAGGAGAGCTAAATGGAAAATATTAAATTTGCCCTAAAATCTGTTCTTGCCCATAAGATGCGCTCGCTTCTGACCATGTTAGGAATTATCATCGGGATTGCTTCTGTTGTTGTCATTATGGCCTTAGGAGAAGGGTTCAAAAGAAGTTTGACTGACGCCTTAGCAGGCGATCGGAATAATGTTCAATTATATTTCTCCAATACTACGACAGAATCGCAGCAAAGTGGCTTGTTTACTCAATTTTCTGAAAGACAAACAACCGACGAGCCAGAACCAATCGTGACAGATACTATTTTAAAAGGCTTGCTCGAGGTAGACGGTGTCAGCAATTACTATACAACCAATAACAATAATGGAGAAATCAGCGTTGGTGCAAAAAAGATAGAAAGTGTCTTTATTACAGGGGTTAGTCAATCTTACTTTGATGTTAAGTCTATTTCGCTAATAGCAGGTCGTAAGTTCACTGCAAATGACTATGCTCAATTTGCTCGGATTATCATGCTAGATAAAGAAACTGCTGAAACCTTGTTTGATGATGCGCAAT
Above is a window of Streptococcus sp. zg-86 DNA encoding:
- a CDS encoding biotin transporter BioY, with the translated sequence MANSHTKSLIYSAIGAGLIAVLSQIIIPIGPVPFTLQTLAIGLIASLYSPKAAITSLLLYLLLGAIGLPVFAGFSGGIASLFGPTAGFLWGFLLYAGVTALFTSAQSSRIHIFFANLAGDALCFLSGSLVFSLITYSSLEKTLAITVLPFLIPDLFKILIITMVHRPLSRILYSSKMKV
- a CDS encoding YdbC family protein; translation: MAEFTFEIEEKLLVLSENEKGWTKEVNRVSFNGAPAKYDIRTWSPDHSKMGKGITLSNEEFQVLVDAFRN
- a CDS encoding ABC transporter ATP-binding protein: MKKQLIKLTNINKSYKNGDQELRVLKDIHLEVEEGEFLAIMGPSGSGKSTLMNIIGLLDRPTAGEYILEDTEVSQISENKLAHVRNNQIGFVFQQFFLLSKLNALQNVELPLIYAGVPASQRKILSQQFLEKVELGDRMTHLPSELSGGQKQRVAIARALVNSPSIILADEPTGALDTKTGDQIMELLTELNREGKTIIMVTHEPEIAAYAKRCIVLRDGVITEDRRKEES
- a CDS encoding peptidase U32 family protein is translated as MTQRKLKRPEVLSPAGTLEKLKVAVDYGADAVFVGGQAYGLRSRAGNFSMEEMKEGIDYAHARGAKVYVAANMVTHEGNEVGAGAWFRELRDLGLDAVIVSDPALIVICATEAPGLEIHLSTQASSTNYETFEFWKELGLTRVVLAREVTMAELAEIRKRTSVEIEAFVHGAMCISYSGRCVLSNHMSNRDANRGGCSQSCRWKYNLYDLPFGEERRSIKGQVPEEFSMSAVDMCMIDHIPDMIENGVDSLKIEGRMKSVHYVSTVTNCYKAAVDAYLESPEKFEAIKQDLIDEMWKVAQRELATGFYYNPPTENEQLFGARRKIPEYKFIAEVVAFDKDTMTATIRQRNVINEGDEVEFYGPGFRHFETTITDLHDSDGLPIERANRPMELLTIRLPQEVYPGDMVRACKSGLINLYQEDGQSVTIRA
- a CDS encoding efflux RND transporter periplasmic adaptor subunit → MLKTKKSKMILFAGIGLAAAALIGGALFFGGKSTETPVVNDSLMYTSVKEGSIASSTLLSGTVSAADEQYVYYDISKGNLNSVLVAEGDQVQVGTPLVQYDTGELQSAYDVAVRARDKVGRQIYDLRTNGQSVDLTGDPAIDGKATASAQRTVDMQLQDLNDAYADAQAAVDKAAAILNDATVTSTVAGTVVEVNKSVSKSNTSTNQTVVHIVNQGSLQVTGELSEYDLANIAVNQEVKITSKVYPDKVWTGKISYISNYPESGQASAIPGATGGNSGSKYPFKVAITSEIGELKQGFSVNIEVVNNSKNILVPIAAVMPEGDKNFVWTIVNGKAKKVEVTLGNSDAMYQEVTGGLKVDDHVISNPNDSLEDGKEVEAHEETIDQADQH
- a CDS encoding LSm family protein, producing MKKFLAFLLYHLNVFLGNQQPYQDLKEEYTPNLDMIQLALYKKAAIHVIYANKSFTGEIVAFDPDKNRMIVKNFKKNVTSIISLDDIQQISLVPDSVRKSQQA
- the gorA gene encoding glutathione-disulfide reductase, whose product is MKRFDILAIGGGSGGIATMNRAAEHGARAAVIEGNLLGGTCVNIGCVPKKIMWYGAQIADSYHHYGPEYGFSAEHITFDFATLKKNRDAYIERSRNSYKGTFARNGVEVIPGYARFVDAHTIEVNGESIYADKIVIATGAKPIPATIPGGEYASVSDDVFAWKELPQSVAVIGAGYIAVEMAGVLHSLGVETDLFVRRDRPLRRFDTYITDALVAEMERTGLTLHSHKIPTRINKNVDDSLTIYFEDGSHHTAEKILWAVGRTANVENLNLEAVGIKTTASGHIAVNEFQETSIPHIYALGDVTGEKELTPVAIKAGRTLSERLFNGKTGAKMDYHFIPTVVFSHPAIGTIGYTQEEAEKEFGADNIKVYTSAFTSMYTALAQNRQAAKFKLVTTGPEEKIVGLHGIGYGVDEMIQGFAVAIKMGATKADFDATVAIHPTGAEEFVTMR